The following proteins come from a genomic window of Mariniflexile sp. TRM1-10:
- a CDS encoding metallophosphoesterase family protein, producing MTKILLLSDTHSYIDDTILKYVKQADEVWHAGDIGDLQVTDAIKKLKPLRAVYGNIDDAKIRGEFPENNRFMCEGVDVWITHIGGYPKAYNIRVRDEIRANPPRLFICGHSHILKVMPDKKLGLLHMNPGAVGKHGFHKTRTMLRFTIDGSKIDNLEVIEFQK from the coding sequence ATGACCAAAATACTTTTACTTTCCGACACACATAGCTATATAGATGATACCATTTTAAAATACGTAAAACAAGCGGATGAAGTTTGGCATGCGGGGGACATTGGTGATTTACAAGTTACCGATGCCATAAAAAAACTAAAACCTCTACGTGCTGTTTACGGAAATATTGATGATGCCAAAATTAGAGGTGAATTTCCTGAAAACAATCGGTTTATGTGTGAAGGTGTCGATGTTTGGATAACCCATATTGGCGGCTACCCAAAAGCTTATAACATTCGGGTTCGTGATGAAATTCGAGCAAATCCGCCTCGACTTTTTATTTGTGGGCATTCACATATTTTAAAAGTGATGCCAGATAAAAAACTTGGTTTACTGCACATGAATCCTGGCGCTGTGGGTAAACACGGCTTTCATAAAACCAGAACCATGTTGCGCTTTACTATTGATGGTAGCAAGATTGATAATTTAGAAGTGATCGAGTTTCAGAAATAA
- a CDS encoding FKBP-type peptidyl-prolyl cis-trans isomerase codes for MSQVKENDTVKVHYTGKLSNGQVFDSSLEREPLEITLGQGMLIPGFEKGMIDMKVNEKKTIHIPVAEAYGDIQKELFHEVNKDQLPQDMTPEVGMGLVSQKPDGTEIQFRVAEVHEEHIIIDANHPLAGQDLIFDLELVEIK; via the coding sequence ATGAGTCAAGTAAAAGAGAATGATACCGTAAAAGTTCATTACACAGGAAAATTAAGCAATGGTCAAGTTTTTGACAGTTCACTGGAAAGAGAACCGTTAGAAATAACTTTAGGACAAGGTATGCTGATTCCTGGTTTTGAAAAAGGTATGATAGACATGAAGGTTAATGAGAAAAAAACAATTCATATTCCTGTTGCAGAAGCATATGGCGATATACAAAAAGAGTTGTTTCATGAAGTAAATAAAGACCAATTACCACAGGATATGACTCCGGAAGTTGGTATGGGGTTGGTTTCACAAAAACCTGACGGTACTGAAATACAATTTCGTGTAGCAGAAGTTCATGAAGAACATATTATTATAGATGCTAATCACCCATTAGCAGGACAAGATTTAATATTCGATTTAGAACTTGTTGAAATAAAATAG
- a CDS encoding DUF4293 domain-containing protein, protein MLQRIQTVYLLIAAIISGGLIFVLHLWVTNEDVIVYAKDSLLYLGLFLGSALLSLITIFKYKNRKSQFILGRLNIILNFILLGFFVYQSLNVSGETAVSEKGIGMLLPIVSIVFLALANKAIKKDEDLVKSVDRLR, encoded by the coding sequence ATGTTACAGCGCATTCAAACCGTATACCTTTTAATCGCAGCAATTATATCTGGTGGGTTAATATTTGTATTGCATTTATGGGTTACAAATGAAGACGTTATAGTATATGCAAAAGATAGTTTGTTGTATTTAGGATTGTTTCTTGGGTCGGCATTGCTATCTTTGATAACCATATTTAAGTATAAAAATAGGAAGTCTCAATTTATATTGGGACGACTTAACATCATATTAAACTTTATTTTACTAGGATTTTTTGTGTATCAATCTCTAAATGTATCTGGAGAAACGGCGGTTTCTGAGAAAGGTATTGGGATGCTTCTTCCTATTGTTTCTATCGTGTTTTTGGCTTTAGCCAATAAGGCCATCAAGAAGGATGAAGATCTCGTAAAATCTGTAGATCGATTGCGATAA
- the rho gene encoding transcription termination factor Rho, which produces MFEISQLNEKKLSDLQEIAQKLNVPKYRSLKKADLVYQILDHQAANPKAVEAVVEPTPQPTVNTTEKTEKKEPKKPRQRVTKPVKNTPIKQEQKPVAEKAAAPIEKTEKAPQETKEDNKPVNPPKPRVQNERPNDNQQKPANQKREHNPNQSQKNQNQHKNQKNGNVNVDAGNKDTRNRYREPDFEFDAIIESEGVLDVMQDGYGFLRSSDYNYLSSPDDIYVSQSQIRLFGLKKGDTVLGNVRPPKEGEKYFPLIKVIRINGQKPEVVRDRVSFEHLTPLFPKEKFNLAEKQSTISTRIMDLFSPIGKGQRGMIVSQPKTGKTMLLKDVANAIAANHPEVYLMILLIDERPEEVTDMQRNVRGEVISSTFDKEAHEHVKIADIVLEKAKRLVECGHDVVILLDSITRLARAYNTVQPASGKILSGGVDANALHKPKRFFGAARNIENGGSLTIIATALTDTGSKMDEVIFEEFKGTGNMELQLDRKISNRRIFPAIDLTSSSTRRDDLLLDENTIQRMWVMRKYLADMNPVEAMEFINERFKQTRNNEEFLISMNG; this is translated from the coding sequence ATGTTTGAAATTTCACAATTAAACGAAAAGAAACTCTCTGATTTACAAGAGATTGCGCAGAAGTTGAACGTCCCAAAATACCGTTCTTTAAAAAAAGCGGATTTAGTTTATCAAATACTAGATCACCAAGCTGCAAACCCAAAAGCTGTTGAAGCCGTTGTAGAACCAACGCCACAACCTACCGTTAATACTACAGAAAAAACAGAAAAAAAGGAACCAAAAAAACCTAGGCAACGTGTTACAAAGCCTGTAAAAAATACACCTATAAAACAAGAGCAAAAACCTGTAGCTGAAAAAGCAGCGGCTCCTATAGAAAAAACAGAAAAAGCCCCTCAAGAAACTAAAGAAGACAATAAGCCAGTTAACCCACCAAAACCTAGAGTTCAAAACGAGCGTCCAAACGACAATCAGCAAAAACCGGCAAACCAAAAAAGAGAGCACAACCCAAACCAATCTCAAAAAAATCAAAATCAACATAAAAACCAAAAAAATGGTAATGTGAATGTGGATGCTGGAAATAAAGATACCAGAAACCGTTACCGCGAACCAGATTTTGAATTTGATGCCATTATTGAAAGTGAAGGTGTTTTAGATGTTATGCAAGATGGATATGGTTTTTTACGCTCATCGGACTATAACTATTTATCATCGCCTGATGATATTTATGTGTCACAATCGCAAATTCGTTTGTTCGGATTAAAGAAAGGCGATACGGTTTTAGGAAACGTACGTCCTCCAAAAGAAGGTGAAAAATACTTTCCTTTAATTAAAGTCATAAGAATTAATGGTCAGAAACCAGAAGTTGTTAGAGACCGTGTGTCTTTCGAACATTTAACACCATTATTTCCTAAAGAAAAATTCAATTTAGCTGAAAAACAAAGCACCATTTCTACGCGAATTATGGATTTGTTTTCTCCAATTGGAAAAGGACAACGTGGTATGATCGTATCGCAACCAAAAACAGGTAAAACTATGTTACTTAAAGATGTTGCCAATGCTATTGCTGCCAACCATCCTGAGGTATATTTAATGATTTTACTAATTGATGAACGTCCGGAAGAAGTTACCGATATGCAACGTAATGTACGTGGCGAAGTCATATCTTCAACCTTTGATAAAGAAGCACACGAGCACGTTAAAATCGCCGATATTGTCCTTGAAAAAGCAAAACGTTTGGTAGAATGCGGGCACGACGTAGTAATTCTTTTAGATTCTATTACGCGTTTAGCAAGAGCTTATAACACTGTGCAACCGGCCTCTGGCAAAATATTAAGTGGTGGTGTAGATGCCAATGCATTACACAAACCAAAACGTTTCTTTGGTGCAGCCAGAAATATTGAAAACGGCGGCTCTTTAACCATTATCGCTACGGCACTTACAGATACAGGTTCTAAAATGGACGAAGTCATTTTTGAAGAATTTAAAGGAACTGGTAACATGGAACTACAGTTGGATAGAAAAATATCGAACCGTCGTATTTTCCCTGCTATCGATTTAACATCTTCGAGCACGCGTCGCGATGATTTACTATTAGATGAAAACACCATACAACGCATGTGGGTAATGCGCAAGTACCTTGCTGACATGAACCCTGTTGAAGCTATGGAATTCATTAACGAACGTTTTAAACAAACCAGAAACAACGAAGAATTTTTAATATCCATGAATGGATAA
- the rpsT gene encoding 30S ribosomal protein S20 — MANHKSALKRIRSNEAKRLVNKYQHKTTRNAIKKLRELTDKKEAEALFPSVVSMLDRLAKKNVIHSNKAANLKSGLAKHIATL; from the coding sequence ATGGCAAATCATAAGTCAGCATTAAAAAGAATTAGAAGTAACGAAGCTAAGCGTTTGGTTAACAAATATCAGCATAAAACAACTCGTAATGCTATTAAAAAATTACGTGAGTTAACTGATAAGAAAGAAGCTGAAGCGTTATTTCCTTCTGTTGTTTCTATGTTAGATAGATTGGCTAAGAAAAATGTTATTCATTCCAATAAAGCAGCTAACCTAAAATCTGGTTTAGCTAAGCACATTGCCACGCTTTAA
- the proS gene encoding proline--tRNA ligase produces MSKKLTSRAEDYSKWYNELVVKADLAENSAVRGCMVIKPYGYAIWEKMQAELDKMFKETGHQNAYFPLFVPKSLFEAEEKNAEGFAKECAIVTHYRLQADPDKPGKLRVDPEAKLEEELIVRPTSEAIIWNTYRNWIQSYRDLPILINQWANVVRWEMRTRLFLRTAEFLWQEGHTAHQTKAEAMAEARLMNNVYATFAENFMAIPVVQGMKTESERFAGADETFCIEALMQDGKALQAGTSHFLGQNFAKAFDVKFANKEGKQDYVWATSWGVSTRLMGALIMTHSDDNGLVLPPSLAPNQVVIVPIYKSDEEFAAVSEVAKGILSDLRAKGITVKFDDRDTQRPGAKFAQHELQGVPLRIAIGPKDLENATVELARRDTLTKSVVALNDLTSTVESLLKEIQEALFKKALSFRDSHITEVNSFEEFKDVLENKTGFISAHWDGTNETEEKIKELTKATIRCIPLEMKEEEGVCVYSGKPSKGRVLFAKAY; encoded by the coding sequence ATGAGTAAAAAACTTACTAGTAGGGCAGAAGATTATTCCAAATGGTATAATGAACTGGTTGTCAAAGCAGACCTGGCGGAGAATTCGGCGGTTCGTGGTTGTATGGTCATCAAGCCGTATGGATACGCAATTTGGGAAAAAATGCAAGCAGAATTAGATAAAATGTTTAAAGAAACAGGACATCAAAATGCGTATTTTCCATTATTTGTCCCCAAAAGTTTATTTGAAGCTGAAGAAAAGAATGCTGAAGGATTTGCTAAGGAATGTGCTATTGTAACACATTACAGATTGCAAGCCGATCCAGATAAACCGGGGAAATTACGTGTAGATCCTGAAGCAAAACTGGAAGAAGAGCTGATCGTGCGTCCAACTAGTGAAGCCATTATTTGGAATACCTATAGAAACTGGATTCAATCTTACAGGGATTTACCAATATTGATTAACCAATGGGCGAATGTGGTACGCTGGGAAATGCGTACCCGTTTATTTTTGCGTACCGCAGAATTTTTATGGCAAGAAGGGCATACGGCACACCAAACTAAAGCAGAAGCCATGGCGGAAGCTAGATTGATGAATAATGTATACGCAACCTTTGCTGAAAATTTTATGGCAATTCCTGTGGTGCAAGGGATGAAAACCGAAAGCGAACGCTTTGCAGGTGCCGATGAAACGTTTTGTATCGAAGCATTGATGCAGGATGGGAAAGCGCTTCAAGCTGGGACTTCACACTTTTTGGGACAGAATTTTGCCAAAGCTTTTGATGTTAAGTTTGCTAATAAAGAAGGAAAGCAAGATTATGTATGGGCAACTTCTTGGGGTGTTTCAACACGTTTGATGGGGGCTTTAATTATGACGCATAGTGATGATAACGGATTGGTATTACCGCCAAGTTTGGCACCAAATCAAGTCGTTATTGTGCCTATATATAAGAGTGATGAAGAATTTGCAGCTGTATCTGAAGTTGCTAAAGGTATTTTAAGCGATTTAAGGGCCAAAGGTATTACGGTTAAGTTTGACGACAGGGATACGCAACGTCCAGGAGCTAAGTTTGCACAACACGAATTGCAAGGGGTGCCATTGCGTATCGCTATTGGGCCAAAAGATTTAGAAAACGCTACGGTAGAGTTGGCTAGACGCGATACTTTAACAAAATCGGTAGTTGCTTTAAACGATTTAACCAGTACGGTTGAAAGTTTATTAAAAGAAATTCAAGAGGCTTTATTTAAAAAAGCATTGAGTTTCAGGGATTCCCACATCACGGAAGTTAATAGTTTTGAAGAATTTAAAGATGTTTTAGAGAATAAAACAGGATTTATTTCGGCACATTGGGATGGTACAAACGAAACAGAAGAGAAGATAAAAGAGCTTACTAAAGCAACAATTCGATGTATTCCTTTGGAAATGAAGGAAGAAGAAGGTGTTTGTGTGTATTCTGGAAAACCTTCAAAAGGCAGAGTTTTGTTTGCAAAAGCATATTAA
- a CDS encoding OmpP1/FadL family transporter, with the protein MKKLNLLFIGILSVSALNAQDISDALRYSQDEIQGTARFRALSGAFGALGGDMSAVSINPASSAVFAQSHASFTLSNVDTNNDTQYFNGFTTSGESNFDVSQGGAAFVFENRSNSPWRKFTIGVAYDRSNNYDDNWNARGTNPNNQSIDLYFLNYADGKRLDQISALPGESLADAYTDIGNVYGFAHQQAFLGFESYILEPDADDDANTTYFSNLASGTFNHNYSYASTGYNGKISFNMAAQYEDNLYLGLNLNSHFIDFHRSTLLFENNSNAGSIVNSIEFENNLSTAGNGFSFQLGGIFKLSPEFRLGVAFDSPIWYTIEEETSQYLATVRDDGGSNITQVVNPQTINVYPQYKLQTPSKLTGSLAYVFGTQGLLSFDYSRKDYSKTKFKPESDSFFTDQNALIANTLTDASTYRLGGEYKVKQFSFRGGYRFEESPYKDGTTVGDLTGYSLGVGYNFGNTKLDVTFDQSNRTNKTPLYNVGLTDAAVIDRTNSNVTLSLSFNI; encoded by the coding sequence ATGAAAAAGTTAAACCTACTATTTATAGGCATACTATCTGTGTCTGCACTAAACGCTCAAGACATATCGGATGCGTTACGCTACTCGCAAGATGAAATTCAAGGAACCGCTCGTTTTAGAGCCTTAAGTGGCGCGTTTGGTGCTCTTGGTGGCGACATGAGTGCTGTTAGCATCAACCCTGCAAGTTCAGCTGTATTTGCACAAAGCCATGCTTCTTTTACTTTGTCAAACGTTGACACTAACAATGACACACAATACTTTAATGGTTTTACTACCAGTGGCGAATCCAATTTTGATGTAAGCCAAGGTGGTGCGGCCTTTGTTTTTGAGAACAGAAGTAATTCGCCTTGGCGGAAATTTACAATAGGTGTCGCTTACGATAGATCCAATAATTATGACGATAATTGGAATGCTAGGGGAACGAACCCTAACAACCAATCCATCGATCTATACTTTTTAAATTATGCCGACGGAAAACGATTGGACCAAATTTCTGCTCTACCTGGTGAATCTTTAGCTGATGCTTATACAGATATTGGGAATGTTTATGGTTTTGCCCATCAACAAGCATTTTTAGGTTTTGAGTCTTATATTTTAGAACCCGATGCCGATGATGATGCTAATACCACTTATTTTTCAAATTTAGCTAGTGGTACTTTCAACCATAATTATTCGTATGCGTCAACAGGCTATAACGGGAAAATTTCGTTTAACATGGCCGCACAATATGAAGACAATTTATATTTAGGATTGAATTTAAACTCACACTTTATTGACTTTCACCGCTCAACATTATTATTCGAAAATAACTCAAACGCAGGTTCTATTGTAAACAGCATTGAATTTGAAAACAACTTATCTACCGCTGGTAATGGGTTCTCTTTTCAATTAGGTGGTATTTTTAAATTAAGTCCAGAGTTTAGATTAGGCGTGGCCTTCGATTCGCCAATTTGGTACACTATTGAAGAGGAAACCTCCCAATACTTAGCGACAGTTAGAGACGATGGTGGCTCTAATATTACTCAAGTTGTTAACCCACAAACAATAAACGTATATCCACAATACAAACTTCAAACACCTTCAAAATTAACAGGAAGTTTAGCGTATGTATTTGGCACACAAGGATTATTAAGTTTTGATTATTCTAGAAAAGATTATAGTAAAACAAAATTTAAACCAGAATCTGATAGCTTTTTTACAGACCAAAACGCCCTAATTGCCAACACGCTTACAGATGCCTCTACCTACCGACTTGGTGGCGAATATAAAGTAAAGCAATTTAGTTTTAGAGGCGGATACCGTTTTGAAGAAAGCCCATATAAAGATGGTACTACTGTTGGTGATTTAACTGGCTATTCACTAGGTGTTGGTTACAATTTTGGAAACACCAAACTTGATGTGACTTTCGATCAATCAAATCGCACCAACAAAACACCATTATATAATGTTGGTTTAACCGATGCAGCGGTTATAGACAGAACAAACTCTAACGTCACATTATCGTTAAGCTTCAATATATAA